One genomic segment of bacterium includes these proteins:
- a CDS encoding DUF1702 family protein, translating to MRRWLSIPLEEVGFDKRGFRGGDGGVRAHLEKVGCSFLNGYHEALTDLEPELLADRLAEVSPRYRGFAFEGAAMAMTLFDALTPGRPRRLDDFLSGAGSAHVYMAHVGAGWAIARLPLGMNRILRRLDPLLRWLALDGYGFHQGYFHWRSAAEGRRRRPRRITGYGQRAFDQGLGRSLWFIDGAEVDRIAATIARFPEARRSDLWSGVGLACTYAGGVDETAVQDLVNLAAGFHPELAQGAAFAAEARRRAGCLTEHTELACRFLCGHSAFEAAEVATEGRRNLPVDGELPVYEHWRRKVQSSFGTSGLAPA from the coding sequence CTGCGGCGCTGGCTGTCTATCCCCCTCGAGGAAGTCGGCTTCGACAAGCGCGGCTTTCGGGGCGGAGACGGTGGGGTGCGCGCCCATCTGGAAAAGGTCGGCTGCTCCTTTCTGAATGGTTATCACGAGGCCCTGACCGATCTCGAGCCCGAGCTCCTCGCCGACCGTCTGGCGGAGGTCTCCCCGCGCTACCGTGGCTTCGCATTTGAAGGGGCCGCAATGGCCATGACGCTCTTCGATGCCTTGACGCCGGGGCGGCCGCGCCGACTCGACGACTTCCTCTCCGGCGCAGGTAGTGCCCACGTCTACATGGCTCACGTCGGCGCCGGTTGGGCCATCGCAAGGCTTCCCCTGGGCATGAACAGAATCCTGCGGAGGCTCGACCCGCTCCTGCGTTGGCTGGCACTCGATGGCTACGGCTTTCACCAAGGCTATTTCCACTGGCGCTCGGCGGCCGAGGGCCGGCGCAGAAGGCCCCGTCGGATCACTGGATACGGGCAGCGCGCCTTTGATCAAGGTCTAGGCCGCAGCCTGTGGTTCATCGATGGAGCCGAGGTCGATCGGATCGCGGCGACCATCGCGCGGTTTCCTGAAGCCCGTCGCTCCGATCTGTGGAGTGGTGTGGGTCTGGCCTGTACCTACGCGGGAGGGGTCGACGAGACGGCGGTCCAAGATCTTGTCAACCTCGCTGCCGGTTTCCATCCCGAGCTCGCCCAGGGAGCCGCCTTCGCCGCCGAGGCGCGGCGCCGGGCCGGCTGTCTGACCGAGCACACTGAGCTTGCCTGCAGGTTCTTGTGTGGTCACTCGGCTTTCGAGGCCGCCGAGGTCGCCACCGAGGGCCGGCGCAATCTGCCCGTCGATGGCGAGCTCCCCGTCTATGAGCACTGGCGAAGAAAGGTCCAGTCGAGCTTTGG